Genomic segment of Caldivirga sp.:
CAAGAAATGGTTTAAACTCACCCGTGTAACCATAGTCAATGTAAAACCTCCCCCTAGTACCACCCCTATACCCCTTCCAGTAGGGTAAATCAATAGTGTTCCTCCCTATAACTAAAGCCTTCTCACCAAAGGCTATGGAATCCGCAGGCCCATAGGGTAGCCTCCTAATCTCACCAGTCTCAGGATCTATAGAGAACAATTCCCTCCATTTAAGGAAGGGCCTCTTAAAGTCGGACCTAACTATTATCTTATTATCTGGACTCCAACCCACAACGTTAGTTACTGGGCTACCGAAGTACGTTAACCTCCTAGGCTCACCACCTTCTAGAGGAATTACGTAGACCTCCGATAAGGGTTGATCACCAGGCTGATATCTAGCAAAGGCTATCCATTTCTTGTTAGGTGAAATTCTAGGGTTTAATACTATACCGAAATCTGAGGTTAATCTTACCGCTTCATCACTTTTCATATTGTAAAGCCATAAATCATCTTCTGTTGTGAAAACTACCCATTCATCCCTTACATCTGGGTACATTAAGTAGGCTTTCACAACATGGCTCACCCCTATTGGTAATTAAAAGTTACTTCCAAAAAATTTAATACGCAACATCAACATTGAATTCATAGTGCCGAGAACTGACGTAGAGGAACTTAATTTAGATGTAAAGCAAATCCCTTAACGATCTACTTTTATTAAGGATACTATGTTTTTCGCGGGAACTAAATATACATACACCTTAATAAAGGAGGCTGAAACAGAGGCACTATGCATGTGGGAGTACTCCTCATTATTGAGCGCATGCTGCTTAAATTAAACCTTAGTCATGTAGGTAATCAAGTATTGAACCATCCCTACGCCTACTCCTCCACTCATCCTCCTCAGTAATGCAGTTGACGCCGTAACTGCTGCAAAGTTGGCTTAATTCACTTATTGTTCTCCTCCACCAATCAGTGGTTGGTATTGGGTTAACGCCTAATTTGCTTTTTATGAGGCCTACGGCTGTTTTCCTTGGTCTAAACCTGTCTATTATTAATTGGCTATTAGTCTCCTTAGCTAGCCTAATGATTGGTTCATAATCAAGCCTTGAGTCATTAATACCTGGTATTATTGGGCCTAGGAATATCCATGTTTTCACACCAGCCCTAGCCAGCTTCCTAATAGTCATTGCCCTAACTAATGGTGCTTGGGTGTTTGGTTCAATTAACTTAAACACATCCCTCATTGTCGTTATTGTTAAGCCAACATCAACCATGCCGCCACATTGCCTAAGGAGGTCAATATCCCTAAGCACTAGGGCTGACTTAGTCTGAACACTTACGTGGAATCCTGAACCGCAGAGTATGCCTAAGGCCCCCCTACTTAACTTATACTTTGACTCAATTGGTTGATACGGGTCCGTTATTGTTGATAAACCCACAATGCCCCTCCTAACCCCCTTAACCTCATTACTGAGCACCTCAATTAAATTAACCTTAACATACACAACCTCCCCCCACCTAGTAGCCGGTTCCCCACTGGTGAAGTCCCTTGCGTAACAGTATACGCAACCATGCTGGCAACCTAAGTATGGGTTTAGGGCGTAGTCGTATTCAGGTAGGCCGGATTTACTTAAGGCCTTCTTAACCTTAATTTCCCTAATAATAAGGCTCATAGTAATCTAGCCTCCCTCAGCCTCCTCAGTACGTAGGATCTTGAAGCCCACTTGGCTAGTGGCAGTTTAAGTTGACCTGCAGCGAACTTAAGAGCCTCATCAAGGCTACTGAAACTAGCGTACTCGCCCTTAAACATGGCTCTAACATTCTCCCTAACAAACCAAACGCCCACGGGTATGTTGAAGCCTGGGTAAATCTCCCGCAATAGTATTACAGCCGCTTGCCTACGCATACTGTGAAGAGCCTCAGCTGCAGCCAACCTAGCCGCGTAGTAGCATCCACCAATGCTTGGGTAAGTATCCCTACCCCAGTACCCTTCACTATCAATTTCAACCACGGGTTCACTTCCCCAATTGTTCCAAGTGCTCCCAGGCCACCATAATTCACTCCATTCGTAAAGCCAAGTGTGTGGGGCAAGTATGCCTAGGAAGAGGTTGTTACTGCTTCTCCTGACGTAAACCCTATACTCGCCTAGTTCAGGGTAATCCTTAACCTCATCTATTAATCTACTTGAAACCTCCTCATCAATGGCCGTTATTGACCACCTAGTTGGTACAAGCCTCCTGGCCCTACCCCTACCTATTGCGCCAATGCTCATTAACCTTGAGATAACGTGCACATCTATCCCTGAACTGTAAAGCATCCAGACAGCGTCACTAGCCCTCATGTCTAAGTCTGAGTACGCCTTCTCCACTGCTCTGGCTGGTTGAGGGGTTGTTGATAATTTAAGGTTCCTTAATGGGGCTGAGGGGCCTATTGGTGGTTCCTGTTCATTAAAGGTTACGTTACCCTTAATAGGCTTCGCCAACGTTAACTCAGTGTCCACTGGTCTGCTTGAAATAGCCATTACTTGTATTTCATGTAACTGCCTAGGTGGGTTCCTTGGGTCATTAATGTTAAACACTGTTGAACCTCTAATTAAGGTGAGCCTACTGGTTAGGAAGTCTTCAAGACTCATGCTTAACCAAGCCTTTGGCTCCTCAAGCCAATCAGTGCTCCCGTGAATTGGTGGTGTAGCTGGGTAAACCCTAACCTTAGGGTAACCTAGTCTACCAACCATGACGCTTGGGGGCGAGGAACCGTCAACACCTGTTTTACCCTCAAGGGGCTTAATCCTCCTGAAGGCCCTATTATTCACGAGTATTGGGCAGTAAGCTAATCCGCATAGGTTATACTCCCCACGACACCTAACGCATAGTTCAGGGTTAATCCGCACTACGCATTAATGATTCTTAGGATGGTTAAATACCTTTCACTCAATGAGGAAAATAACTTACATTGGGGTCTTCAGCGTTTAAGCACCCTAACCCCTATTACGTCCTGGAAGAACCTAATGGTCTCCTCCCTAGTTACCCTATGAGCCTTACCCACATCAGCCCTTGCCCTACGCCTATACTGAACCCTATATCCAGGTCTAGCTAAGGTTACTGCAACGTCGAAGCCAAATATGCCTAAGGCAGGCTCATACCTGGAGCCCGGCACGAGTATGTGCTCCCTAACCCCGAAACTCACGTTACCTGCATTGAAGCTTTCCTCCTTAAGGGTGAAGTCAACTGCAGCCAGCGCCTTAAGTAGGAACCACACGGCCTCATTCCTCCTTAGGGTGACCAGTAGGCCTATTGGTTCACCCCTCCTTATTCCGAAGTCTTTTATCGACTTATGCGCAAGCCTATAGGATGGTGTCCGCCCAGTTAACTCTGACATAACCTTAGCAGCCTTCTCAAGCCTTTCACCACTCTGCCCAATACCCATGTTCACTGCAACACTCCATATGTACACCCTCTTCATTGGGTGGCCTGCGTCAAGGGTGAACTTCCTCCAGTCTACGTCACTTGGCTTTATTGTCCTTAGGTCAATTGTGGATAGGTCAATGACCGGCATCACTCAGTCACCTTCACCACTGGTGATTCCTTACCAATAACCAGTAGGTAGTCTAGGATTGTTTTAAACTCACCCTCCTTAGCCTTAACTGTTGCTATTGCATCCCTCTTCCTAAAGGACTTAACCCAGTTAACTAATGTACCGTGCTTACCCACGTTGATACCGCTGAAGGCTATTACGTATTGGTTAGGCTGCATTGGGTAGTAATCCATTAACTTACCATCCTCAAGGTTAATTACGACGCTTCCAAGTGTCTCATACTTCTTACCCTCATCCTGCTCAACAATGATGTTTCTCCCATCATGGAGGTTTAACTGAATCCTACCCTCCTTAACCATTGTCTTATCCTCAATCCTACACACCTTAACGCTTGCCTCAGCCTTATCAATCCTAATGGGCTTCAGGAAGTTAACGGGGTCAGGTATGATCCTGTAGTATTCGCTTATTGGGGTTAACTCAACAACATCCATTAAGCCAACAGGGTACTTATAATCCCTCCTAACCTTACCATCAACCTTAACGTAACCCTTACCTATTATTAACCTAGCCTCCTTAAGAGTCCTAGCGTAGTGGAATACGTCCCTAAGAAGCACGGCAAGGGGTATGCTTGAGTAGGCTGGATGGGGGCCTGGACTTGGCTTAATCGACCACGGTAACCCCTTCCTTTCCACAGGCCACCATTCAGGTGACGTTGACCTCCTCAGGTGAGTCATGATTGACCACCCTGCTGAGGCACTATAACCTCCCTAGCACCTGCCTTAGCCTCCCTTGCCTTCCTAATCCTCTCAATTGCAGCAACCCTAATTTTATCGCTTTGATCAAGCTCCACGATGACTACCTTAGATGGGTGAATTGGGTAATACACAGCCTCACCACTGGGTTTCTTATATGAAGCGGAGTCAACGTATATCCTCATCCTCTTGTAATCAACCCTAGTTACCTTACCCCTAGTACCCTTAAAGTCCCCCCTCATTATTAGCACAGTATCCCCAACCCTAACCGGTATCCTCTTTATGCCCAATTGCCTCTGCAAATCCTTAGATAATGGTGCCGTTAATAACCTACGCCTAGCATGCCAAGGTGCCCTACTAAGCGCCTTATGCTGCTTCCTGGGTTGACTTGATGATGTTAACACAGGCATGTTATTATCCTTAAACCCACGCTTAATTGCCCTTATAAAATTAACTATAAGAGTTTACAACGTACTTGAAGTCTCGCTCTTTAGGGTGGGGAGGAGGTTAATTGAAGGCAATGCTCCTTAACCTCATTAATCAGGGACGACGCATACTGTAGGACTCTCCTTAACAATTCATTACCTATTAGGCATTCACCGCTTAAGCCCCTTAATGCCCTTACTAAGCATTGAATAACATTAATGAACTCGCCGCTTAATGAACCATTCAACTCTTGTTCAGCCACATTTAATTTAACTAACCTTAATGATTGAGTTAAGGCGTATACGCCCAAAACCTTAACTAACTCCTCATTACTAATACCCAACTCAGCAACGTCAATTATAGTGTTTTGAACCTCAGAATGAACCTTCTCAAGAAAATCCCCGGAACCGCAACTACTCATTAATCCCCTTACTAACTCATCAATATTCAGCACTAGTTGATTAAACGCATGAGTTTATAAATAAAACCCAACATTTTTACGATAAAGATGAATCCAACACTCACTTAATCCTTATAATCATTTTTAACACCTAGTTAAATTCCCAATTCCCCACATAAGGTGCAGGAGCAAAGGGAAGCCGATTGCATTATGGCTAGTGAAGGGATGGGGGAGGGTAGCTGGGAAGCTTTTTAAAAGGGGTGGTTTAATTTGGGTTCACGTGAAGATAAAGTACTATGAATGGGTTAGGCATGGTATAACTGAACCATTGTTGAAGGTTCAGATATTCAAAAAGGTTGAGGATGGTAAGGTTGTAGCTATGTATGATATAATGTATTACTCGAATAAGTTAATTACTGCATATGAGAACTCAACCTTAGATGGCCCAGTAATAGTTGAGGAGAATGATGAAGCTAATTTAGCTAACGTACTTAAATTAATCAAGAAGTACTACGATGAGGCTAATGATGACTTAATAATAAGGGGGGAGAGGTACCTTGGAGAGAAGCTTATTGAATTAATAGCACTAGAGGAAAGTGAATGACCCCACTTAAAAACATAAGTAGCCGCAACTTAATACCACTCCATAAATGCGGGGAGTCACTAATACGGTAAACCACCAAGCGGTTTCTTAACGTTCCTCAACCTTACAGTATACCATTATCCCCTGCAATATTATGAACCTGGTATTACATATTGGGTAAGTTAAAGCTTTAAGCCATTATTGAGGTTTTACCCTACGTTAAAGCTTATGGTTCTTTCTGGAAATTATAGGCATTATACTCTCCCCACTACGTACATTTCAGTGAGTTTGTTGAATGGAGATGAGAATACTTTTCTAGTGGGCCCCCATTCTATTAATTCACTTCCTAATGAATTAGGAAGCCTCGCCTTTTTAAGGCGGGGTTAGGTGTTTTATTGCCCAGTGGAGTGGTACCTTGTCTCTATCCTCACTGAACCCGCACCTTGGGCAAGCCATGATTCTTACGTGTCTCGTTTTCTCAACCAGCCTTAACCTAGCGCCGCATCTAGGGCAGATGGTGCTGTAGAGCCTCACCTCCTCCCAATAAATGCCGTACCACGACAGGACGTTTGTTAAGTATTGGGCGAAGGATCTTATAGTCCTCTGCAACGGGCTACCCCTCAAGGATTCATCACTTGGTACATCAATAAGCACTAACGGCTCCTTACCATGCCCCTTGGCTATCCTCCTAACCCTCCTGACTACCCTATCCACGGTCTGCTGGATCCAAGCCTTACTACTCTTACTCAACATCTTCCTTACCAAGGCGGAGTACGTGTTGATTTGTGCCTGTGTTATGGTGCCTTGGTTGTACAGGGTATCCCTTAGCTTCATTAACCACTTAACTTCACGCCACATAGCCCCCTTGTTTGGTGGCTTGTACTTTTCCGTCCTTATCAGCTTCCCATCCCAGTAATGGACAACAATGCCATAGGAGCTGTTGAGGTCAATCACCACGAGCAGAGGGTCTTCGGGCAACTTCACAACGTTCCTTTTGTGGAGTACTACCTGAGCTACTAGCTGGCCGTCCCTCTCAAACACTCTTACGGTCTTCTTGTCGGGTTTTCGGCTAAACGTATGTTGAGCCACTCTAAAGCCCTCTTGGGTATTTCCACCTCAATCGTCTTATTCAGCCTTAAAACAAGCTTCCCATCCTTTATGTAAGCCCCTTTATTCTCATGCAACGCGTCAACTAGCGGTAGCTTAAGCATTGTTGAGTTTGGCCAAGGCGTCTTCTCAATGCCTCTGAATAGGTACATTGGATCCTCCTCATCAATCAAATGCCACCTCCAGTAACTCTTAATCTCATTCCTTACCCTCTCCATAACGGCTTCCGAGGGCTTGACCCTAAGTCTCCTAGCCCAGTACAGGTGCGAGGCCAAGACCTGGTACCTCCTTATGAACTCTAAAACGTCGTAATCAGCCTTTACTTCTAACGTTAAGACCCTAAAGCCCTCCTCAACCTTCCGTGAGTACAACCACAATCACCTCCCTACCCTCCTCATAAAGCCTCCTAGCCCTCTCAGCCACATCCTTAGGAATATAGATTATGAACCTACCACCACCATGACTCGATATCCTACCCCTAAAGACAAACTCCACACCCATCACGAAAATATAGAGCAAAAAACTTATAAGCTTTTTGCTCCCTTAAGTTATTGGAGTTGGGTTGGGGCGAGCCTAACAGGCAATGAGCCCCAGCCTCCCCGGAAGCTGACGGCGGGGCCTGAGTAGTGATGCCTCCCCAGTGAGGGGTGCCTGAAGATGAGGGACGCCCCAGGGGCAGAACCCTCGCCCCTTAAGGGCGGGGAGCCGTCAGCATTGTATAGGAATGCAACGTAGTTAGAAATCCTCGCCGCTTGCTGTGGATTGTGAGTTACGATTATTATGGTTATGTTCCTACTTAGCTCAGTGATTAATTCCTCAATCTTTCTCGCATTAACCACATCTATCATTGAAGTTGGCTCATCCATGAGGAGGACCTCAGGTTTTAACGCTAATGCCCTAGCAATAACTAACCTCTGCTGCTGGCCACCGGACAGTTTACCAGCAGGCATCCTTAACCTGTCCTTAACCTCATCCCATAGGTGAACTTTCTCCAACACGTACTTAACCTCCTCATTAAGCTCAGCCTTATCCTTAACGATGCCGTTAGCCCTAAGTGGATACGCTATATTGTCGTAAATGCTCATGTGTGGGAATGGGGTTGGCTGCTGGAAAACCATCCCAACCCTCCTCCTTAAAGTGACGGGGTCCATTGAAAATATGTCTTCACCATTCAGGGTAACCTTCCCCTCAACCCTAACGCCTTTGTACAGTTCAATTATCCTATTTAGGGTCTTAAGTAACGTTGATTTACCTGAACCTGAAGGACCCATTATCGCAAAGATGCTTCCCCTAGTTATGCTAAGGCCGCTAATGTTCTTAATATATGCATATTACCTATCCAGACATTAAGCCTATGCACCTCTATGATATGGTTTAAGCCATTCGGGTTACTCATCTCAATCACCCCTCCTTAAAGATAACTTGACTGATAGGTAAATGCCTAATACTATTGTAGTCAATATAAGTGAGGCTGTTGAATTAGCCCTGGCACTAGCAATAACCTTAATAATGTCACTGGTGGTGATTAGTTCAAGTAAATTACCTGGTAATTTAGCCAACTCCTCTGTTGATAATACTTTAAGGTCCTACACAATAGGTCATCACTAGCATTACGCCTACTTGAGTAAATCATCGAGATAAAGTTACTTGTAACACTCAAACCTCTTAAGGCTAAGACCCTTAACCCTCAATAAGTAGTCAATTACCCTAACCTTCTGTCCCCTAGTAATCCCAGCCAAATCCAGTAAGCCATGGTCAACCGTGAGACTACAGATTAGCTTATAGTTTCCTTGCTTATCCTTCTCAACTAGTCCATTTAACTTCTTAGGATGAAAAGCCAAGGCTTAACTTTCTAAACCTGTAACCTCTATATAATCCTCTATATAATTCTGAAAAACTCTTAGGTCCTTTAGCTAGACTTACTATTATCTTTCTTCTGATCTCATGGGATAATATTTCAAATAAGTCCTCAACCATGTTTTATATTAATGATTTTTCATTTTAAAGATTTTGTAAAATACGTTAAAGTAAAGTGAAATTTACCTCATACCTACATTTACTTCATAATAAACCCTATCATTATCTATGAAGTGTTTAGTTCCTCGGTAAAACACGTGAGCGGTAACCTTAATATAAGGCTTAGTATGTCTTATAAAGTGCCTGGGCTTGAGGAGTTCCCCTGGGCTGACTATAGTGTTGAGTTCGCTATACTATTTGGCTCTAGGGCTGGAGGTAGGCTTGTTAAGGGGGATTGGGATATTGCGGTATGGCTTAGTGACCAGGATAAGTATGCGGACCTCTTGACAGCATTGGCTAAGTTCCTAAATGTTAGGGAAGAGTTAATTGACCTAATTCCGCTGAATTACAGGCTACCATGCGTCTTAATAATTGAGATATTTAGGCATAGGCCAGTGTACGTTAGGGATATTGAGAGGTACCTCGATATTAGGTTTAGGCTCCAGAACCCATGCATTGACTTCTTCATAAGCAGGAGGGTATTGGGCTTAGGTGAACCACCGTGGCGATTATAGAGAGGTTACTTAAAATAATTGAGGAGAGGGAGAAGCTACTCGATAGATATTCGCCAAGTGACCTCAGTGACTTTAGGGCCTTTTACTCTGCCTTATACCTACTTCAGACGCAGGCCCAAGCCCTCATAGACCTGGCTCAGAGGACTGCATCGTTAATGGGCATGGAGGTTAGCGGCTATGTGGATGCTGGGGAGAAGTTAATGATACTGGGTATAATATCTAGTGATGATTTAAGGTTTTATAAAAGCATAGTAGCTTTCAGGAATATGGCAATCCACGAGTATTCAACCGTGGATATTGATGTTATTAAGAGGATTATTGAAAAACAGGGAGTATAGAAGAGTTACAGAGTTGGCTAGGAGGATAGCTGGAAGAGTTAAGGATCCTTAAATATGAATTAATGATACCATTTGATTAGTGGCGCTTAGTTCATTATAATTATGCTCGCAGATGCTGAGAGTTCGGCCTTCATCGTGGCTATTAATCGCTCGGCCTCATTACTCCTCCCCGTGCTGTCTACGGGACTGGCTCTATTCGGGGACGTGGGGGGTTTCATTGGGTGCCCTCCCCAATGCCCACTTTTATTTCATGGATATCTAGCAGAATCATGTAAGAAGCATTTAATTTTTCATGGTTACTATTCATTAGGGCCACTTCACGGTTTAAAAACATGAAGTATGCCATTGTTGTCCAATATTAGTAGATAGCCATCCGTGAGTACAGGGTTTGCTGACACTGGGGCGTTAACATTATAGCTTGATAACACTTCCCCACTCTGGGCATTTATCGCATACACCATACCTGTGCTTGTTGCTACATAGACTATCCTGTTTATTGAAACTATTGGAGATGCCAATACTGCACTACCAAGCTTATCATACCATACTATCGAGCCAGTTGAGGCATTAATGGCCAGTAGTAGGCCATTACTAGTCCCTATGTATAATGCACCATAGGCTACCGCTGGTGTATCTGGGGCTGTTGAGCCTAGGTTATCTACCCAAACCACCCTACCACTCAACGACACCTTATACAGGTAGCCTGTACTGGTGGTGAAGTAGAAGTAGCCGTCACTGTAGGCTGGTGTATCAATTATGCTTGATGAGTTTAACAGGATACTCCACGCATACTGCCCAGTACCCACGTTAAAAGCCATAACTGCATTGGGGCTACTTAAACCAACAACAACCAAGTCACCACCCACAGTGGGTATCGTAGTAACAGTACCCGTGGTGTAGCCTATGGGGGCTGTTAATGAATTATCAGTCCACACAGTTGCCCCATTAGCCACATTCAAAGCCTCCATACCATCACCGCCAGCATCAATAACTAAGCCACCGTAAACCGTTATGTAGGGACCGTAAACCTCGTTGGGCAGGTTAGTGCTCCATAAATCCCCACAAACGTAACTTTCCCCATAGCTTATGCAGAGATTGGAATAGTAAATAATTCCTGGCCAGTATAGTATGGCCGTTCCGTAGGCAATAGGGATATAAATACCGTCAAATCGAGATCCAAGCGTGATCACGTTCTCTGTTTGTAGATTGTATTGAGCGACATGCCCACTTTGGCCATTGTCAGCGAATATTAATGTGGGTGAGTAAGCCGTTAGCCCCATTTCATCCCCACTGCCTATGCCTAGGTTCTCTGTCTGTATTTGCGTTAGTGTTGTTGGTCCTGTGCTGTTTATGAATCCTGCATGCGTGTAGTCGCCATGGTATTGTGTCTGTTGGGCTGGTTGGGTAATGTTAGTTAAGACTAGGGGTGGT
This window contains:
- a CDS encoding 50S ribosomal protein L5 → MKRVYIWSVAVNMGIGQSGERLEKAAKVMSELTGRTPSYRLAHKSIKDFGIRRGEPIGLLVTLRRNEAVWFLLKALAAVDFTLKEESFNAGNVSFGVREHILVPGSRYEPALGIFGFDVAVTLARPGYRVQYRRRARADVGKAHRVTREETIRFFQDVIGVRVLKR
- a CDS encoding PQQ-binding-like beta-propeller repeat protein, which translates into the protein MSSRSSIGVGVTVMVAVVIGLLMGYYIKPSVTSTSIVTLTSTVLKLMTTTLYSTVTTTMLSTVTTTLTTSVTSVSATTVTSTITTTATSTVTSSTSVVAVTTITSIPPLVLTNITQPAQQTQYHGDYTHAGFINSTGPTTLTQIQTENLGIGSGDEMGLTAYSPTLIFADNGQSGHVAQYNLQTENVITLGSRFDGIYIPIAYGTAILYWPGIIYYSNLCISYGESYVCGDLWSTNLPNEVYGPYITVYGGLVIDAGGDGMEALNVANGATVWTDNSLTAPIGYTTGTVTTIPTVGGDLVVVGLSSPNAVMAFNVGTGQYAWSILLNSSSIIDTPAYSDGYFYFTTSTGYLYKVSLSGRVVWVDNLGSTAPDTPAVAYGALYIGTSNGLLLAINASTGSIVWYDKLGSAVLASPIVSINRIVYVATSTGMVYAINAQSGEVLSSYNVNAPVSANPVLTDGYLLILDNNGILHVFKP
- a CDS encoding 30S ribosomal protein S4e, which translates into the protein MTHLRRSTSPEWWPVERKGLPWSIKPSPGPHPAYSSIPLAVLLRDVFHYARTLKEARLIIGKGYVKVDGKVRRDYKYPVGLMDVVELTPISEYYRIIPDPVNFLKPIRIDKAEASVKVCRIEDKTMVKEGRIQLNLHDGRNIIVEQDEGKKYETLGSVVINLEDGKLMDYYPMQPNQYVIAFSGINVGKHGTLVNWVKSFRKRDAIATVKAKEGEFKTILDYLLVIGKESPVVKVTE
- a CDS encoding Nre family DNA repair protein; the protein is MRINPELCVRCRGEYNLCGLAYCPILVNNRAFRRIKPLEGKTGVDGSSPPSVMVGRLGYPKVRVYPATPPIHGSTDWLEEPKAWLSMSLEDFLTSRLTLIRGSTVFNINDPRNPPRQLHEIQVMAISSRPVDTELTLAKPIKGNVTFNEQEPPIGPSAPLRNLKLSTTPQPARAVEKAYSDLDMRASDAVWMLYSSGIDVHVISRLMSIGAIGRGRARRLVPTRWSITAIDEEVSSRLIDEVKDYPELGEYRVYVRRSSNNLFLGILAPHTWLYEWSELWWPGSTWNNWGSEPVVEIDSEGYWGRDTYPSIGGCYYAARLAAAEALHSMRRQAAVILLREIYPGFNIPVGVWFVRENVRAMFKGEYASFSSLDEALKFAAGQLKLPLAKWASRSYVLRRLREARLL
- a CDS encoding radical SAM protein, which translates into the protein MSLIIREIKVKKALSKSGLPEYDYALNPYLGCQHGCVYCYARDFTSGEPATRWGEVVYVKVNLIEVLSNEVKGVRRGIVGLSTITDPYQPIESKYKLSRGALGILCGSGFHVSVQTKSALVLRDIDLLRQCGGMVDVGLTITTMRDVFKLIEPNTQAPLVRAMTIRKLARAGVKTWIFLGPIIPGINDSRLDYEPIIRLAKETNSQLIIDRFRPRKTAVGLIKSKLGVNPIPTTDWWRRTISELSQLCSSYGVNCITEEDEWRSRRRDGSILDYLHD
- a CDS encoding HepT-like ribonuclease domain-containing protein codes for the protein MAIIERLLKIIEEREKLLDRYSPSDLSDFRAFYSALYLLQTQAQALIDLAQRTASLMGMEVSGYVDAGEKLMILGIISSDDLRFYKSIVAFRNMAIHEYSTVDIDVIKRIIEKQGV
- a CDS encoding zinc ribbon domain-containing protein, which gives rise to MVIDLNSSYGIVVHYWDGKLIRTEKYKPPNKGAMWREVKWLMKLRDTLYNQGTITQAQINTYSALVRKMLSKSSKAWIQQTVDRVVRRVRRIAKGHGKEPLVLIDVPSDESLRGSPLQRTIRSFAQYLTNVLSWYGIYWEEVRLYSTICPRCGARLRLVEKTRHVRIMACPRCGFSEDRDKVPLHWAIKHLTPP
- a CDS encoding nucleotidyltransferase domain-containing protein, whose product is MSYKVPGLEEFPWADYSVEFAILFGSRAGGRLVKGDWDIAVWLSDQDKYADLLTALAKFLNVREELIDLIPLNYRLPCVLIIEIFRHRPVYVRDIERYLDIRFRLQNPCIDFFISRRVLGLGEPPWRL
- the rplX gene encoding 50S ribosomal protein L24 translates to MPVLTSSSQPRKQHKALSRAPWHARRRLLTAPLSKDLQRQLGIKRIPVRVGDTVLIMRGDFKGTRGKVTRVDYKRMRIYVDSASYKKPSGEAVYYPIHPSKVVIVELDQSDKIRVAAIERIRKAREAKAGAREVIVPQQGGQS